One segment of Tenrec ecaudatus isolate mTenEca1 chromosome 1, mTenEca1.hap1, whole genome shotgun sequence DNA contains the following:
- the LOC142441438 gene encoding olfactory receptor 14J1-like → MTNLTTMGGFVLVTFSDNPEIEILLASLFLVFYLVALTGNMLIITAISTDHSLHSPMYFFLKHLSFLDLCYITTTVPRSICNSFMHSGTISLQECILQCFAFIIFSSTEMAMLTVMSYDRYVAICFPLRYEIIMDTSTCVHGVLAAWISGLISGVMHTAATFTIHFCGPHVIHQFFCDIPQLLKLSCSNDYIPELGVAAFLSVVAFLCFISIGLSYTHIFSTVLRMPSAEGRAKAFSTCLPHLCVVILFISTAIFEFLKPPSDSPTVLDFVFTILYTIVPPTFNPMIYSLRNKAMKAALRKILSSTPSTESYLIIILIFKNLLKKYIF, encoded by the exons atGACTAATTTAACTACAATGGGTGGATTTGTTCTCGTGACTTTTTCTGACAATCCTGAGATCGAAATCTTACTTGCTTCTCTTTTTTTAGTCTTCTACTTGGTGGCTTTAACTGGCAATATGCTCATTATCACTGCGATTTCCACAGATCATAGTCTCCACTCACCTATGTATTTCTTCCTGAAGCACCTCTCCTTTTTGGATCTGTGCTACATTACCACGACTGTACCAAGATCCATTTGTAATTCTTTCATGCACAGTGGCACCATTTCTCTCCAGGAGTGCATATTACAGTGTTTTGCATTCATAATCTTTTCTTCTACTGAGATGGCCATGCTCACAGtgatgtcctatgaccgctatgtggccatctgctttccactGCGCTATGAAATCATCATGGACACCAGCACCTGTGTTCATGGAGTCTTAGCTGCCTGGATCAGTGGGCTCATCTCCGGGGTCATGCATACAGCTGCTACTTTCACCATCCACTTCTGTGGTCCCCATGTCATTCACCAGTTCTTCTGTGATATCCCCCAACTCCTGAAACTCTCTTGCTCCAATGACTACATCCCGGAGCTTGGGGTTGCTGCCTTCCTGTCAGTGGTAGCATTTCTTTGTTTCATCTCTATTGGCCTCtcctacacacacatattctctaCTGTGCTCAGAATGCCATCTGCTGAGGGTAGAGCAAAAGCCTTTTCAACTTGCCTTCCCCATCTGTGTGTGGTCATATTATTTATCTCTACTGCAATCTTTGAGTTTCTAAAGCCACCTTCTGATTCTCCAACTGTCCTAGACTTCGTATTTACTATTCTTTATACAATTGTGCCCCCAACATTCAATCCAATGATTTATAGTCTAAGGAACAAAGCCATGAAGGCTGCTCTAAGAAAG ATTCTGTCTTCTACTCCATCAACAGAGAGCTATCTGATAATTATTTTGATCTTTAAGAATCTTCTGaaaaagtatatattttaa